One region of Cheilinus undulatus linkage group 4, ASM1832078v1, whole genome shotgun sequence genomic DNA includes:
- the ppp1r27b gene encoding protein phosphatase 1 regulatory subunit 27b, which produces MKYYQCPVSQTIGIKAYNQECGLPLSCKAAASLKPVRSVHFPNDIVFQDYVRHGELERIGRFIRARRVSLSTIYHSGMAAIHEAVLSGNLECVKLLVEHGADIHQRDEEQWTPLHMACSDSFPDIARYLLSLGADPELENECGEKPADLIEPDNKELLEIFGLVAND; this is translated from the exons ATGAAGTACTATCAGTGCCCCGTGTCCCAGACCATTGGCATCAAGGCTTACAACCAAGAGTGTGGACTCCCACTCAGCTGCAAGGCTGCAGCTTCTCTGAAGCCAGTCCGCAGTGTGCACTTTCCAAATGACATTGTGTTCCAGGACTACGTGCGACATGGAGAGCTGGAGAGGATTGGACGTTTCATCAGAGCAAGAAGAGTCAGCCTGAGCACCATCTACCACTCAG GCATGGCTGCCATCCATGAGGCTGTCCTGTCCGGAAACCTGGAGTGTGTGAAGCTGCTGGTCGAACACGGAGCAGATATCCACCAAAGAGACGAGGAGCAGTGGACTCCACTGCACATGGCCTGCAGTGACAGCTTTCCAGACATTGCACG CTACCTCCTTTCGCTTGGCGCTGACCCTGAGCTGGAGAACGAGTGCGGTGAGAAGCCAGCTGACCTCATTGAGCCAGACAACAAGGAGCTGCTGGAGATCTTTGGGCTGGTCGCCAATGACTGA